Proteins encoded together in one Papaver somniferum cultivar HN1 unplaced genomic scaffold, ASM357369v1 unplaced-scaffold_21, whole genome shotgun sequence window:
- the LOC113340211 gene encoding glucan endo-1,3-beta-glucosidase 11-like, translating into METRFIILSISVVILALLPAAKFVAASNSVVGINYGQIANNLPPPEKVVPLFKSIGVNKVKLYDADPRVLKAFANTGIEFVVGLGNEYLATMKDQAKADAWVKTNVQCYLPATKITCITIGNEVLTFNDTSLTNSLLPAMQNIHTALVTLGLDKKVTVTTAHSLGVLETSYPPSSGAFRKDLRGCVNEILKFHETTGSPVFINAYPFFAYKANPKITLDYVLFQQNQGIVDPNTNLHYDNMLFAQLDAVHQAMTTMGYKRVQVLISETGWPSKGDEDEVGASPENAMKYNNNLMKLLSQKKGTPMRPNCDLSVYVFAMFNENLKPGPLSERNYGLFKPDGTPAYQLSSLTSSSSTSSGSHGNNNNNGNSTSIIGGTGGEDGGPASYLSFSSSTKLGHGSYIIYFQVMLFACVTYALWRADDSTSRH; encoded by the exons ATGGAGACTAGATTTATTATTCTTTCCATTTCAG TGGTAATTTTGGCATTGTTGCCGGCGGCGAAATTCGTTGCCGCTTCTAACTCAGTAGTGGGAATCAACTACGGCCAGATCGCAAACAATCTACCACCGCCAGAGAAAGTTGTACCTCTCTTCAAATCAATCGGAGTCAACAAAGTGAAGCTATACGACGCAGATCCCAGAGTACTCAAAGCATTTGCAAACACCGGCATTGAGTTTGTCGTCGGACTCGGAAACGAATACTTGGCCACCATGAAAGATCAGGCCAAAGCCGACGCCTGGGTCAAAACAAACGTCCAGTGCTACTTGCCGGCTACAAAGATCACTTGCATCACCATCGGAAATGAGGTTCTGACATTCAACGATACCTCGCTGACAAACAGTCTCTTGCCGGCGATGCAGAACATTCACACTGCATTGGTCACATTAGGACTAGACAAGAAGGTGACCGTCACGACAGCGCATTCTCTGGGTGTACTCGAGACATCCTACCCACCTTCTTCCGGTGCTTTCAGGAAAGATCTGCGCGGCTGCGTGAACGAgatcttgaaatttcatgaaacgaCGGGATCCCCTGTGTTCATCAATGCGTATCCGTTTTTCGCTTACAAGGCCAATCCAAAGATTACGCTCGACTACGTTTTATTTCAGCAGAACCAGGGGATTGTAGATCCTAACACCAATTTGCATTACGACAACATGTTGTTCGCACAGCTCGATGCTGTTCACCAGGCTATGACGACAATGGGTTACAAGAGAGTTCAGGTGCTGATTTCCGAGACCGGCTGGCCTTCTAAAGGGGATGAAGATGAGGTTGGAGCCTCGCCGGAGAATGCGATGAAGTACAATAACAACTTGATGAAATTGTTGTCGCAGAAGAAAGGAACACCAATGAGGCCTAACTGTGATCTCAGTGTGTATGTTTTTGCAATGTTCAATGAGAATTTGAAGCCTGGACCACTCTCCGAGAGGAATTACGGATTGTTCAAGCCTGATGGTACTCCGGCTTATCAATTGTCCTCGCTGACCAGTAGTAGTTCTACCAGCAGTGGAAGTCacggcaacaacaacaacaacggcaACAGTACCAGCATTATTGGCGGCACAGGCGGAGAGGACGGAGGACCGGCTAGTTACTTATCCTTCTCATCTAGCACG AAATTGGGTCATGGAAGTTACATCATATACTTTCAAGTGATGCTTTTCGCTTGCGTAACGTATGCACTTTGGAGAGCTGATGACAGTACTTCAAGGCACTAA